The following coding sequences lie in one Polynucleobacter sp. HIN7 genomic window:
- the tuf gene encoding elongation factor Tu: MAKEKFERTKPHVNVGTIGHVDHGKTTLTAAITTVLSKLFGGEAKAYDQIDAAPEEKARGITINTAHVEYETKNRHYAHVDCPGHADYVKNMITGAAQMDGAILVVSAADGPMPQTREHILLARQVGVPYIIVFMNKCDMVDDAELLELVEMEVRELLSKYEFPGDDTPIVKGSAKLALEGDKGELGEGAIMKLAEALDSYIPNPERAIDGAFLMPVEDVFSISGRGTVVTGRVERGIIKVGEEIEIVGIKPTLKTTCTGVEMFRKLLDQGQAGDNVGILLRGTKREEVERGQVLAKPGSITPHTHFTAEVYVLSKDEGGRHTPFFNNYRPQFYFRTTDVTGSIELPKDKEMVMPGDNVTITVKLIAPIAMEEGLRFAIREGGRTVGAGVVAKILA; this comes from the coding sequence ATGGCAAAAGAAAAATTTGAACGGACTAAACCCCATGTGAACGTTGGCACCATTGGTCACGTCGACCACGGTAAGACCACGCTAACCGCGGCAATCACCACCGTGCTCTCCAAGCTCTTTGGTGGCGAAGCAAAAGCCTACGATCAGATCGATGCGGCCCCTGAAGAGAAGGCCCGTGGTATTACGATTAATACCGCCCACGTCGAGTACGAGACCAAGAACCGTCACTACGCGCACGTCGATTGCCCAGGTCACGCCGACTATGTGAAGAACATGATTACTGGTGCTGCCCAGATGGACGGCGCTATTTTGGTGGTCTCGGCAGCCGATGGCCCCATGCCCCAAACCCGTGAGCACATCCTCTTGGCCCGCCAAGTAGGCGTGCCTTACATCATCGTGTTTATGAACAAATGCGATATGGTCGACGACGCTGAACTCTTAGAGCTCGTGGAGATGGAAGTGCGTGAGCTGCTCTCCAAGTATGAGTTCCCAGGCGACGATACCCCCATTGTCAAGGGCTCTGCCAAGCTCGCCTTAGAAGGCGACAAGGGTGAGTTGGGCGAAGGCGCCATCATGAAGCTTGCTGAAGCTTTAGATAGCTATATCCCCAATCCTGAGCGTGCGATTGATGGCGCATTCTTGATGCCAGTCGAAGACGTGTTCTCGATCTCTGGTCGTGGCACGGTGGTGACCGGTCGTGTTGAGCGCGGCATTATTAAAGTCGGTGAAGAGATTGAGATCGTCGGTATTAAGCCCACCCTCAAAACCACCTGCACTGGCGTAGAGATGTTCCGTAAACTGCTCGATCAAGGTCAAGCAGGTGATAACGTCGGTATCCTCTTGCGCGGCACCAAGCGCGAGGAAGTCGAGCGTGGCCAAGTATTAGCTAAGCCCGGCTCGATTACCCCCCACACCCACTTTACTGCTGAGGTTTATGTGTTGTCCAAAGATGAGGGCGGTCGTCACACCCCCTTCTTTAACAACTACCGCCCTCAGTTTTACTTCCGTACCACCGATGTCACCGGCTCAATTGAGTTGCCTAAGGACAAAGAGATGGTGATGCCTGGCGATAACGTCACCATCACCGTAAAGCTTATTGCCCCCATCGCGATGGAAGAGGGCTTGCGCTTTGCAATCCGTGAAGGCGGTCGTACCGTCGGTGCGGGTGTGGTTGCGAAGATTTTGGCTTAA
- the secE gene encoding preprotein translocase subunit SecE — translation MSQQTIDSSEQKSGWVSLVAVAIVIAALVLYYTLIDQGYWVRLAALLGGIALAVILMAFSADGKRFIAYSKDSWLEVKKVVWPTRQESTRMTLVVFGFVLIMALFLWLIDKLVEWLVFSIFLGWK, via the coding sequence ATGTCACAACAAACGATAGATAGCTCGGAGCAGAAATCAGGTTGGGTCAGCCTTGTAGCGGTTGCTATTGTGATCGCTGCGCTGGTTCTTTATTACACCCTGATTGACCAAGGCTATTGGGTTCGTCTTGCTGCGTTATTGGGCGGAATTGCTCTCGCGGTTATTTTGATGGCATTTTCAGCCGATGGTAAGCGTTTTATAGCTTATAGCAAAGACTCTTGGCTAGAGGTAAAAAAAGTAGTTTGGCCGACCCGCCAAGAATCAACTCGCATGACTCTCGTTGTATTCGGCTTTGTTCTAATCATGGCGCTTTTTTTATGGCTAATTGATAAATTGGTCGAATGGCTCGTGTTCTCAATCTTTTTAGGCTGGAAGTGA
- the nusG gene encoding transcription termination/antitermination protein NusG has translation MVSNPQATGNMRWYVIHAYSGMEKSVKKGLEERIARSGMAEKFGRILVPSEEVVEVKSGQKAVSERRFFPGYVLIEMEMTDETWHLVKNTPKVTGFVGGVRNRPSPISTAEVSKIMDQMQAGVDKPKPKTLFEVGEMVRVKEGPFTDFNGNVEEVNYEKSKLRVSVTIFGRGTPVELEFGQVEKM, from the coding sequence ATGGTTTCCAACCCTCAGGCAACTGGCAATATGCGCTGGTATGTAATCCACGCCTATTCTGGTATGGAAAAGAGTGTAAAGAAGGGGCTCGAAGAGCGCATTGCGCGCTCCGGAATGGCTGAAAAGTTTGGCCGTATATTGGTTCCATCCGAGGAAGTGGTAGAAGTTAAATCAGGTCAAAAGGCTGTTTCTGAGCGTCGTTTTTTCCCCGGTTATGTATTAATTGAGATGGAAATGACCGATGAAACCTGGCATTTGGTCAAAAATACGCCCAAGGTTACCGGTTTCGTGGGCGGTGTTCGCAATCGCCCATCCCCAATTTCGACTGCAGAAGTCAGCAAAATCATGGATCAAATGCAGGCCGGCGTAGATAAGCCTAAGCCTAAGACCCTATTTGAGGTGGGTGAGATGGTTCGTGTCAAAGAAGGCCCATTTACCGATTTCAATGGAAATGTGGAAGAAGTGAACTATGAGAAGTCAAAACTCCGCGTTTCTGTTACAATTTTCGGTCGCGGTACTCCCGTTGAGCTTGAATTCGGCCAAGTGGAGAAGATGTAA
- the rplK gene encoding 50S ribosomal protein L11, with protein MAKKIIGFIKLQIPAGKANPSPPVGPALGQRGLNIMEFCKAFNAQTQSMEPGLPIPVVITAFADKSFSFVMKTPPATILIKKAAKIEKGSPRPHTDKVGKITRAQAEEIAKLKMPDLTAADLDAAVRTVAGSARSMGITVEGV; from the coding sequence ATGGCAAAGAAAATTATTGGCTTTATCAAGTTGCAGATTCCTGCTGGTAAAGCAAATCCATCCCCACCCGTTGGTCCCGCATTGGGTCAGCGCGGCCTCAATATTATGGAGTTCTGTAAGGCGTTTAATGCTCAAACTCAGAGCATGGAACCTGGCTTACCAATTCCAGTTGTAATTACTGCTTTTGCGGACAAGAGCTTCTCATTTGTGATGAAGACTCCCCCCGCAACCATTTTGATTAAGAAGGCAGCGAAAATTGAGAAGGGTTCACCCCGGCCTCATACCGATAAGGTTGGCAAGATTACTCGTGCACAAGCAGAAGAGATTGCCAAGTTAAAAATGCCTGACTTAACAGCCGCTGATTTAGATGCTGCTGTTCGCACTGTGGCAGGCAGTGCCCGTTCGATGGGCATTACTGTGGAAGGAGTCTAA
- the rplA gene encoding 50S ribosomal protein L1 — protein MPKLSKRVKAIQSKVDRNKFYPLDDALALVKECATAKFDESIDVAVQLGIDAKKSDQVVRGAVVLPAGTGKHVRVAVFAQGEKAEQAKAAGAEIVGMEDLAEQIKGGNINFDVLIASPDTMKIVGTLGQVLGPRGLMPNPKVGTVTPDVVTAIKNAKAGQVQFRVDKAGIVHASIGRRSFEPTALKTNLLALLDALNKAKPSASKGIYLRKIALSSTMGAGVRVDQASLQAA, from the coding sequence ATGCCTAAATTATCTAAGCGCGTGAAAGCGATTCAGTCCAAGGTTGATCGTAATAAATTTTATCCATTAGATGATGCTTTAGCATTGGTGAAAGAGTGTGCAACGGCAAAGTTTGATGAGTCAATCGATGTTGCTGTTCAGCTAGGCATTGATGCAAAGAAATCTGACCAGGTTGTTCGTGGCGCAGTTGTGCTGCCAGCGGGTACCGGTAAGCATGTGCGTGTTGCCGTATTTGCTCAAGGTGAAAAAGCCGAGCAAGCCAAAGCGGCTGGAGCCGAAATCGTAGGCATGGAAGATTTGGCAGAACAGATCAAGGGTGGCAACATCAACTTTGATGTGCTGATTGCATCCCCAGACACGATGAAGATTGTTGGTACCTTAGGACAGGTGTTAGGCCCACGTGGTTTGATGCCCAATCCAAAGGTGGGCACTGTGACCCCTGATGTGGTTACTGCCATTAAGAACGCCAAGGCTGGCCAGGTCCAGTTCCGAGTTGATAAAGCCGGAATTGTGCATGCTTCGATTGGCCGTCGTTCTTTTGAGCCAACCGCACTCAAGACCAATTTGCTAGCCTTGCTTGATGCCTTAAATAAGGCCAAGCCAAGCGCATCAAAGGGGATTTATTTAAGAAAGATCGCACTGAGCAGCACGATGGGTGCTGGTGTGCGTGTCGATCAAGCTTCACTGCAGGCCGCATAA
- the rplJ gene encoding 50S ribosomal protein L10: protein MPLNVEDKKAIVADVGAQLAAAQTVVLAEYRGIPVGELTTLRANARSQGVYLRVLKNTLARRAAQGTPFEQLGDSMVGPLIYGISADPVAPAKVLHQFSKGQDQLVIKAGFYNGKVLDVNGVKELATIPSREELLSKLLGVMKAPVSAMARVLGAVAEQKASGAPAAAAAPVAEATAEPAPEVSAAPEQDNPTPAA from the coding sequence GTGCCTTTGAATGTAGAAGACAAAAAAGCGATTGTGGCTGATGTCGGCGCTCAATTGGCTGCGGCTCAAACAGTGGTGCTTGCCGAGTATCGCGGGATTCCCGTGGGCGAGTTAACCACCTTGCGTGCGAACGCACGATCCCAAGGTGTTTATCTTCGTGTATTGAAGAACACCTTGGCGCGTCGTGCTGCGCAGGGAACACCGTTTGAGCAACTTGGCGACTCAATGGTTGGACCTTTGATTTATGGAATCTCTGCAGATCCTGTTGCTCCGGCAAAGGTACTGCATCAGTTTTCCAAAGGCCAAGACCAGTTGGTCATCAAGGCAGGCTTTTATAACGGCAAAGTACTAGATGTAAACGGTGTTAAAGAACTAGCGACAATTCCGTCACGCGAAGAATTGCTCTCGAAGTTATTGGGAGTGATGAAGGCGCCTGTATCGGCAATGGCTCGTGTTCTTGGTGCTGTGGCAGAGCAAAAAGCAAGTGGAGCGCCGGCTGCGGCCGCTGCACCGGTTGCCGAAGCCACCGCAGAGCCAGCGCCTGAGGTCAGTGCTGCACCCGAGCAAGACAACCCAACTCCTGCTGCTTAA
- the rplL gene encoding 50S ribosomal protein L7/L12 encodes MAITKEEIIEAVGNMSVMDLNDLVKAFEEKFGVSAAAMAVAGPAGGGGGAAAAEEKTEFTVNLLEAGANKVGVIKAVREITGLGLKEAKDLVDGAPKPIKEGVDKKTAEEAKKKLEDAGAKAELK; translated from the coding sequence ATGGCAATTACTAAAGAAGAAATTATTGAAGCAGTTGGCAATATGTCCGTAATGGATTTGAATGACTTGGTCAAAGCATTCGAAGAGAAGTTTGGTGTTTCTGCAGCAGCAATGGCTGTAGCAGGACCTGCTGGCGGCGGCGGTGGTGCAGCTGCTGCTGAAGAAAAAACTGAGTTCACTGTAAATCTCCTCGAGGCTGGTGCCAACAAGGTTGGTGTCATTAAGGCGGTTCGTGAGATCACCGGCCTTGGCTTGAAAGAAGCCAAAGACTTGGTCGATGGTGCACCAAAACCAATTAAAGAAGGTGTTGATAAGAAAACAGCGGAAGAGGCTAAGAAAAAGCTCGAAGACGCTGGCGCAAAAGCCGAACTCAAGTAA
- the rpoB gene encoding DNA-directed RNA polymerase subunit beta codes for MNYSFTERKRIRKSFAKRPNNHQVPYLLTTQLESYAKFLQADKPATARVNEGLQSAFTSIFPIVSNNGYARMEYVSYQLSPPPFDVKECQQRGLTYHSALRAKVRLIINDREAPHKVKEVKEQEVYMGEIPLMTDTGSFVINGTERVIVSQLHRSPGVFFEHDKGKTHSSGKLLFSARIIPYRGSWLDFEFDPKDILYFRVDRRRKMPVTILLKAIGLNNEQILANFFNFDHFTLSQSGASMEFVPERLRGEVARFDIVDKNGVVVVQKDKRINAKHIRELEAAKTKIITVPDDSLIGRVVAKNIVDPDSGEVLASANDEITEDLLAKLRESGIKQFETIYTNDLDCGAYISQTLRMDETVDQTAARIAIYRMMRPGEPPTEDAVEALFQRLFYSEDSYDLSRVGRMKVNSRLGRSDMEGPMVLSNEDIMDTIKILVDLRNGKGEVDDIDHLGNRRVRCVGELAENQFRAGLSRVERAVKERLGQAETENLMPHDLINSKPISSAIREFFGSSQLSQFMDQTNPLSEITHKRRISALGPGGLTRERAGFEVRDVHPTHYGRVCPIETPEGPNIGLINSLALFARLNEHGFLETPYRKVSNGKVTDQVEYLSAIEEAKYTIAQANATIDKNGKLADELVSARQAGETMMVGPERIDYIDVAPSQIVSAAASLVPFLEHDDANRALMGANMQRQAVPCLRPDKPLVGTGLERIVALDSGTVVMATRGGVVDYVDANRIVIRVNDDETAAGEVGVDIYNLTKYTRSNQNTNINQRPIVQVGDHVKRGDVVADGASTDLGELALGQNMTVAFMPWNGYNFEDSILISEKVVADDRYTSIHIEELSVVARDTKLGSEEISRDISNLAESQLARLDESGIVYIGAEVEAGDVLVGKVTPKGETTLTPEEKLLRAIFGEKASDVKDTSLRVPSGMSGTVIDVQVFTREGIERDARAQSIIAEELQRYRLDLNDQLRIVEGDAFDRLQKLLLNKTANGGPKKLAKGSKITKEYLSELDRYHWFDIRPADEEVATQIEAIKASIEAKRKQFDAAFEEKRKKLTQGDELPPGVTKMVKVYLAVKRRLQPGDKMAGRHGNKGVVSKIVPVEDMPYMADGRSVDIVLNPLGVPSRMNVGQILETHLGWAAQGIGKRIDAMLKEQAKVADLRKFFKTLYNETGRQENIDEFSDEQILELASNLKNGLPFATPVFDGATENEIGKMLEFAYPDDQAKSLHMTPSRQQITLYDGRTGDAFERPVTVGVMHVLKLHHLVDDKMHARSTGPYSLVTQQPLGGKAQFGGQRFGEMEVWALEAYGASYVLQEMLTVKSDDVTGRTKVYENIVKGEHTIDAGMPESFNVLVKEIRSLGIDIDMERN; via the coding sequence ATGAACTATAGCTTCACCGAACGCAAGCGCATCCGTAAGAGTTTTGCTAAGCGACCCAATAATCACCAGGTTCCATACCTGCTTACAACCCAGCTCGAGTCCTATGCCAAATTTTTGCAGGCTGATAAACCTGCAACTGCAAGAGTGAACGAAGGACTTCAGTCTGCATTTACGTCAATATTCCCGATCGTATCTAACAATGGATATGCGCGCATGGAATATGTTTCGTATCAATTATCGCCACCACCATTTGACGTCAAAGAGTGTCAACAGCGTGGCTTGACCTATCACTCCGCCTTGCGCGCCAAAGTTCGCTTAATCATTAATGACCGTGAAGCGCCGCACAAGGTAAAAGAGGTTAAAGAGCAAGAAGTCTACATGGGTGAAATCCCTTTGATGACCGATACCGGCTCATTTGTGATCAACGGCACCGAGCGCGTGATCGTTTCTCAGTTGCATCGTTCACCCGGTGTATTTTTTGAACATGACAAAGGCAAAACTCATAGCTCAGGGAAGCTTTTATTCTCCGCGCGCATTATTCCTTATCGTGGATCGTGGTTGGATTTTGAGTTCGACCCTAAAGATATTTTGTACTTCCGGGTAGACCGTCGGCGTAAGATGCCGGTCACCATTTTGCTCAAAGCGATTGGCTTAAACAATGAGCAAATTTTGGCGAACTTCTTTAATTTTGACCACTTCACACTCTCGCAATCCGGCGCATCGATGGAATTTGTCCCAGAGCGTTTGCGTGGTGAAGTTGCTCGATTTGATATTGTGGACAAGAACGGCGTTGTAGTTGTTCAAAAAGACAAGCGCATCAATGCAAAGCATATTCGTGAGCTTGAGGCTGCTAAAACCAAAATTATTACCGTCCCGGATGATTCTTTAATTGGTCGTGTGGTCGCTAAAAATATTGTCGATCCGGATTCTGGCGAAGTACTAGCAAGCGCGAATGACGAGATTACCGAAGACCTGTTGGCCAAACTTCGTGAAAGCGGCATTAAGCAATTTGAGACCATTTATACCAATGACTTAGATTGCGGTGCTTATATCTCGCAGACCTTGCGCATGGATGAGACAGTTGATCAAACCGCTGCTCGCATTGCCATTTACCGCATGATGCGTCCTGGTGAGCCGCCCACCGAAGATGCTGTTGAGGCTTTGTTCCAACGCTTGTTCTACAGCGAAGACTCTTATGACCTCTCGCGAGTTGGTCGCATGAAGGTCAATAGTCGTTTGGGTCGCAGCGATATGGAAGGCCCCATGGTGCTCTCGAATGAAGACATCATGGATACCATCAAGATTTTGGTTGATCTGCGCAATGGTAAGGGCGAGGTTGACGATATCGATCACCTTGGTAATCGTCGTGTCCGCTGTGTTGGCGAATTGGCAGAAAATCAGTTTCGAGCTGGTTTATCGCGTGTTGAGCGCGCTGTTAAAGAGCGCCTTGGTCAAGCCGAGACCGAAAATTTGATGCCTCATGATTTAATCAACAGCAAACCAATTTCCTCGGCAATTCGTGAATTCTTTGGCTCATCGCAGCTATCGCAATTTATGGATCAAACTAATCCATTGTCTGAGATTACCCATAAGCGCCGTATCTCAGCATTGGGACCGGGTGGATTAACACGTGAGCGTGCCGGCTTTGAGGTACGCGACGTGCATCCAACTCATTATGGCCGTGTTTGCCCAATTGAAACCCCAGAGGGACCAAACATTGGGTTGATTAACTCACTCGCTCTATTTGCTCGATTAAATGAGCATGGTTTTCTTGAGACGCCATACCGTAAGGTAAGCAATGGCAAGGTAACCGATCAAGTGGAATATTTGTCGGCGATTGAAGAAGCGAAGTACACGATTGCTCAGGCGAATGCGACCATCGATAAAAACGGTAAGTTAGCGGATGAATTGGTTTCTGCACGCCAGGCGGGCGAGACCATGATGGTTGGACCGGAGCGTATTGATTACATTGATGTCGCACCAAGCCAAATCGTTTCTGCGGCAGCTTCCCTCGTGCCATTCTTGGAGCATGACGATGCAAACCGCGCATTGATGGGTGCAAACATGCAGCGTCAAGCGGTTCCTTGTTTGCGTCCTGATAAGCCACTGGTTGGAACGGGCCTCGAGCGCATTGTGGCTTTGGACTCAGGCACTGTTGTGATGGCAACGCGTGGTGGTGTGGTTGATTATGTGGATGCAAACCGCATCGTGATTCGCGTGAATGATGATGAGACCGCAGCCGGTGAAGTGGGTGTGGATATTTATAACCTCACTAAATACACTCGCTCGAATCAAAATACCAACATTAATCAACGTCCAATTGTACAAGTGGGCGATCATGTCAAACGTGGTGATGTGGTTGCGGACGGCGCCTCAACCGATTTGGGTGAATTGGCTTTGGGTCAAAATATGACCGTCGCCTTTATGCCTTGGAACGGCTACAACTTCGAAGACTCTATTTTGATTTCTGAGAAGGTTGTGGCGGATGATCGCTATACCTCGATTCATATTGAGGAGCTATCGGTTGTAGCGCGAGATACCAAGCTGGGCTCGGAAGAGATTTCAAGGGATATTTCCAATTTGGCCGAATCGCAATTGGCGCGCCTCGATGAAAGCGGTATTGTCTACATCGGTGCTGAAGTTGAGGCTGGCGACGTATTGGTCGGTAAGGTAACGCCAAAAGGCGAGACCACCTTAACTCCAGAAGAGAAGCTATTACGCGCAATCTTTGGTGAAAAAGCCTCTGACGTTAAAGATACTTCCCTGCGTGTGCCATCGGGCATGAGCGGAACTGTTATCGACGTTCAGGTATTTACCCGCGAGGGTATCGAGCGTGATGCACGTGCTCAATCGATTATTGCTGAAGAGCTCCAACGCTATCGTTTAGATCTGAATGATCAGTTGCGTATTGTTGAGGGCGATGCGTTTGATCGTTTGCAAAAATTACTCTTAAACAAAACTGCGAATGGCGGCCCTAAGAAATTGGCCAAAGGTAGCAAGATTACGAAAGAGTATTTGTCGGAATTGGATCGTTATCACTGGTTTGATATTCGTCCAGCTGATGAGGAGGTAGCAACCCAAATCGAAGCCATTAAAGCCTCGATTGAGGCAAAGCGTAAGCAGTTTGATGCAGCGTTTGAGGAAAAGCGGAAGAAGCTGACCCAAGGCGATGAATTGCCTCCAGGCGTTACCAAGATGGTTAAGGTGTATTTGGCGGTTAAGCGCCGCCTGCAGCCTGGCGACAAGATGGCAGGACGTCATGGCAATAAGGGTGTTGTATCCAAGATTGTTCCAGTCGAAGATATGCCATATATGGCCGATGGTCGTTCGGTTGATATCGTGCTGAATCCCTTGGGCGTCCCATCACGGATGAACGTTGGTCAGATTTTGGAAACTCACTTGGGTTGGGCTGCGCAGGGAATTGGTAAGCGCATTGATGCCATGCTCAAAGAGCAAGCCAAGGTAGCCGATCTCAGGAAGTTCTTTAAGACTCTCTATAACGAGACTGGTCGTCAAGAAAACATTGATGAGTTTAGTGATGAGCAGATTCTAGAGCTTGCGAGCAATCTGAAGAATGGCTTGCCATTTGCAACCCCTGTTTTTGATGGGGCTACAGAAAACGAGATTGGCAAGATGCTGGAGTTTGCTTATCCCGATGATCAAGCTAAGAGCTTGCACATGACTCCCTCGCGTCAGCAAATCACCTTGTATGACGGGCGAACTGGTGATGCTTTTGAGCGCCCAGTCACCGTTGGTGTGATGCATGTCTTGAAATTGCACCATTTGGTGGATGACAAGATGCATGCTCGCTCAACTGGTCCGTACTCCTTGGTCACCCAGCAACCTCTGGGCGGAAAAGCCCAGTTTGGTGGACAGCGCTTTGGTGAGATGGAAGTTTGGGCCTTAGAAGCGTATGGCGCCTCTTATGTCTTGCAAGAGATGCTCACTGTGAAGTCTGACGACGTCACTGGCCGAACCAAAGTTTATGAAAACATCGTCAAGGGTGAGCACACGATTGATGCTGGCATGCCCGAATCGTTCAACGTTCTGGTGAAGGAAATCCGTTCGTTGGGTATTGACATTGACATGGAGCGTAACTGA